A region from the Treponema pallidum subsp. pallidum str. Nichols genome encodes:
- a CDS encoding ATP-dependent Clp protease proteolytic subunit, protein MRCDATQEKRAHSESGESVFFQKFLETRQILLSGEISKDLAEGIVRQLFVLESLSVSKPIYMYVDSPGGDVDAGYAIFDVIRFVKTPVYTIGMGLVASAGVLVLLAAKKDCRFGLRNSRYLIHQPLSGMRGVATDIEIHARELEKTRSKLNALIASETGVSLDKVAQDTNRDYWLDASQALEYGLISNLIEKRADLPKK, encoded by the coding sequence ATGAGGTGTGATGCTACGCAGGAAAAACGTGCGCACTCAGAATCAGGGGAGAGTGTTTTTTTCCAGAAGTTTTTGGAAACGCGGCAAATTCTCCTTTCAGGGGAAATAAGTAAAGACCTCGCAGAGGGAATAGTACGGCAACTCTTTGTATTGGAGTCTCTTTCCGTTTCGAAGCCCATCTATATGTACGTGGATTCTCCTGGGGGGGATGTGGATGCAGGGTACGCTATTTTTGACGTTATTCGCTTCGTCAAGACGCCAGTGTACACAATTGGAATGGGGTTGGTTGCGAGTGCTGGTGTACTCGTTTTGCTCGCGGCAAAAAAGGATTGTAGGTTTGGATTGCGCAATAGCCGGTACTTGATACACCAACCCCTTTCTGGTATGCGTGGCGTTGCGACAGACATAGAAATCCACGCACGGGAGCTTGAGAAAACGCGATCGAAACTGAACGCTTTGATCGCAAGTGAAACGGGTGTGAGCTTAGATAAAGTTGCACAGGATACAAATCGAGACTACTGGCTCGACGCTTCTCAAGCACTAGAATATGGTCTCATTTCGAACCTGATTGAAAAAAGGGCGGACCTTCCTAAGAAATAA